The following proteins come from a genomic window of Thermofilaceae archaeon:
- a CDS encoding 30S ribosomal protein S17, whose amino-acid sequence MSSTRFRNVGIPGLKPPEKVCDDPLCPWHGTLPVRGVIMEVTVDKVKMNKTAVVIHEYLHYVPKYMRYEKRRKKKHVRVPPCIEVKPGDRVIIGECRPLAKSVAFVVLAKVGNQTASRTPSIEAASNL is encoded by the coding sequence ATGAGTAGTACAAGGTTCCGAAACGTCGGTATTCCGGGGTTAAAACCACCTGAGAAGGTATGCGATGATCCTCTCTGCCCATGGCACGGGACGCTGCCCGTGAGGGGGGTGATAATGGAGGTCACGGTAGACAAGGTAAAGATGAATAAGACGGCCGTTGTCATCCATGAGTACCTCCACTATGTGCCAAAGTACATGAGGTATGAAAAACGACGAAAGAAAAAGCACGTGAGGGTTCCTCCCTGCATCGAAGTTAAACCAGGAGATAGGGTAATCATTGGAGAGTGCAGACCCTTGGCGAAGTCGGTGGCCTTCGTTGTCCTGGCTAAGGTTGGGAACCAGACTGCTTCACGAACACCCTCGATAGAGGCAGCTTCAAACTTATAA
- a CDS encoding ribonuclease P protein component 1 — protein MKRRARKVLSKGVGISPSNVLLHELIGLEAEVAESKNRCQVGIKGRIIDETMKTILLETPKGRKRVFKSDVKLLLKLPDGSLVLVDGKELLGRPEDRIKKKLRNW, from the coding sequence GCAAGAAAGGTTCTCAGTAAAGGGGTGGGCATCTCCCCATCGAACGTATTACTGCATGAGCTAATAGGATTGGAGGCGGAAGTTGCCGAAAGCAAGAATAGGTGTCAGGTGGGAATCAAGGGTAGGATAATTGATGAAACTATGAAAACCATCCTCCTCGAAACGCCGAAAGGTCGGAAGAGGGTTTTCAAGAGTGATGTAAAGCTGCTCTTAAAGCTACCAGACGGCTCTCTCGTACTGGTCGATGGTAAAGAACTACTGGGTAGACCCGAGGATCGGATAAAGAAGAAGCTGCGCAACTGGTGA